The following are from one region of the Fusarium keratoplasticum isolate Fu6.1 chromosome 4, whole genome shotgun sequence genome:
- a CDS encoding Diphthamide biosynthesis protein 4, producing the protein MASPSQLIQLAKSLPTPLQRFFARYPPAAIVPEGSPKTPSQESRPDPFRFYKHPVTGKWQDPVYSQRRQAELVKMAREHGVEDLLPDTRKGTEYRLAHRVEHGLRVKGTGVGQKVKGHIHERHMIAKMEQRRKAMLEMPSLIKRWKRASYSTHLNFVHYTNSRDSPRPTSMASSTDFSAVSGTATHYQVLNLTATLLDTQQDPTPLIKRAYHRALLRNHPDKVDASSPSDFFTVDQITTALNVLSSPSSRAAYDAALRVSRPAGAASRDAAFQTGVENVDLDDLAFDEDDECWYRPCRCGNERSYVFREADLEEVSDEGELVVACLDCSLWLRVHFAVMDVEDDETPPSDDITKKS; encoded by the exons ATGGCATCCCCTTCACAGCTCATCCAGCTGGCAAAGTCGCTGCCAACGCCTCTGCAGCGCTTCTTCGCCCGATACCCCcccgccgccatcgtccCCGAGGGGAGCCCCAAGACGCCCTCCCAAGAGTCCCGGCCGGACCCCTTCCGCTTCTACAAGCACCCCGTGACGGGCAAGTGGCAAGACCCCGTCTACTCGCAGCGCCGCCAGGCCgagctggtcaagatggCCCGCGAGCACGGCGTCGAGGACCTGCTGCCAGACACTCGCAAGGGCACCGAGTACCGTCTTGCTCACCGGGTCGAGCACGGTCTGAGGGTGAAGGGTACTGGTGTGGGACAAAAGGTCAAGGGTCACATCCACGAACGACACATGATTGCCAA GATGGAGCAGAGGAGAAAGGCCATGTTGGAGATGCCCAGCCTCATCAAGCGCTGGAAGAGGGCAAGTTATAGTACTCATCTCAACTTCGTTCATTATACTAACTCCCGTGACAG CCCAAGACCAACCTCCATGGCATCTTCTACAGACTTTTCCGCCGTCTCCGGCACGGCGACGCACTATCAAGTCCTCAACCTGACAGCAACCCTCCTTGACACCCAACAGGACCCCACGCCCCTCATAAAGCGCGCCTACCACCGCGCCCTCCTCCGCAATCATCCTGACAAGGTGGACGCCTCGAGTCCTTCCGACTTCTTCACCGTTGACCAAATCACCACTGCTCTCAACGTCCTCTCCAGCCCTTCATCCCGGGCTGCCTACGACGCTGCCCTACGTGTATCTCGCCCTGCTGGTGCTGCAAGTCGAGACGCAGCCTTTCAGACAGGCGTAGAAAATGTCGACCTGGATGACCTTGCctttgatgaggatgacgagtgCTGGTATCGCCCCTGCCGCTGTGGAAACGAGAGGAGCTATGTATTTCGAGAGGCGGATCTGGAGGAAGTCAGTGACGAAGGGGAGTTGGTGGTTGCATGTCTAGACTGTAGCCTGTGGCTGAGAGTTCACTTTGCGGTCAtggatgttgaagatgatgagacaCCGCCTTCAGATGATATCACCAAAAAGAGTTGA
- a CDS encoding Pre-mRNA-splicing ATP-dependent RNA helicase PRP28: MPLDIEEILRKKKAADAAAAKPRFIPKAQRERLAAEKVKKEEEDKKRKAAEDAQRRREDEQKWAARPNGSSSTPSEATNGSSSRVPTGPKAMNQENGRGRGREGKKGDKANGDKRSAEDIEASLLRSRYLGPEVNQQSNFSAKKKRMRTTERKFNFEWDADEDTSRDNDPLYTRQSANHNGSFAGVGGEFDEEAEERARKRARMIEQRDPENGKERAKGFMEDFFRARDKARQRADRTGLGKRWSEKSLDEMRERDWRIFKEDFGIATKGGMIPNPMRNWRESNLPPRLLSVVDQVGYKEPTPIQRAAIPIALQARDLIGVAVTGSGKTAAFLLPLLVYISDLPPLEDHNKNDGPYALILAPTRELVQQIETEAKKFADPLGFRCVSIVGGHSLEEQAYALRNGAEIIVATPGRLVDCIERRLLVLGQCCYVIMDEADRMIDLGFEESVNKILDALPVSNEKPDTDDAENAQLMKRYLGGNDRYRQTMMYTATMPPLVEKIAKKYLRRPAVVTIGNAGEAVDTVEQRVEFVSGEDRRKKRLQEILSSEAFAPPIIVFVNIKRNCDAVARDIKAMGWSAVTLHGSKTQEQREAALASVRAGHTQVLVATDLAGRGIDVPDVSLVVNFNMATNIESYTHRIGRTGRAGKSGVAITFLGNEDADTMYDLKQILSKSSISKVPEELRRHEAAQSRPVRGGGGAARREKEEAPGKGGWQ; the protein is encoded by the coding sequence ATGCCTCTCGATATCGAAGAGATCCTACGAAAGAAAAAGGCAGcagacgccgccgccgccaagccTAGGTTCATCCCCAAGGCCCAACGAGAGCGACTGGCAGCTGAAAAGGTCaaaaaggaagaggaagacaagaagcgcaaggccgcAGAGGACGCTCAACGGCGACGCGAGGATGAACAGAAATGGGCTGCCCGACCAAACGGCTCATCATCGACGCCCAGCGAAGCGACGAATGGCTCTTCTTCGCGGGTGCCCACGGGGCCCAAGGCCATGAACCAGGAGAATGGTCGTGGAAGAGGGCGTGAAGGGAAAAAGGGGGACAAGGCGAACGGGGACAAGCGCTCGGCAGAGGACATCGAGGCGTCTCTTTTACGATCACGATATCTCGGCCCCGAAGTAAATCAACAGTCCAACTTttcggcaaagaagaagcgaaTGCGCACGACGGAGAGAAAGTTCAACTTTGAATGGGACGCCGACGAAGACACATCACGCGACAACGATCCCTTATACACGCGACAGAGCGCCAACCACAATGGATCCTTTGCCGGCGTCGGTGGCGagtttgacgaggaggctgaagagCGAGCTCGCAAGCGCGCGAGAATGATCGAGCAGAGAGACCCGGAGAACGGAAAGGAGCGAGCGAAGGGATTCATGGAGGACTTCTTCCGAGCTCGCGACAAGGCCCGGCAACGCGCGGATCGTACAGGTCTGGGCAAGCGGTGGTCAGAGAAGTCGCTGGATGAGATGCGCGAGCGCGACTGGCGCATCTTCAAGGAGGACTTTGGTATTGCGACAAAGGGCGGCATGATCCCTAACCCCATGCGCAACTGGCGCGAGTCGAATCTGCCACCTCGACTGCTCAGCGTTGTCGACCAGGTCGGCTATAAGGAGCCTACACCCATTCAGAGAGCTGCCATCCCCATCGCTCTCCAGGCTCGCGACCTCATCGGTGTCGCCGTTACCGGTTCCGGAAAGACGGCGGCCTTCCTTCTGCCGCTGCTGGTGTACATCTCCGACCTACCACCCCTGGAGGATCATAACAAGAACGATGGCCCATACGCCCTTATCCTCGCCCCGACTCGAGAACTGGTGCAGCAGATCGAAACCGAAGCCAAGAAGTTTGCCGACCCCCTCGGCTTCCGTTGTGTGAGTATCGTCGGTGGTCACTCCCTCGAAGAACAAGCATACGCCCTTCGCAACGGTGCCGAGATCATCGTCGCCACACCCGGTCGTCTGGTGGACTGCATTGAGCGCCGACTCCTGGTGCTCGGCCAGTGCTGCTACGTCATCATGGATGAGGCCGACCGCATGATCGATCTGGGCTTTGAGGAGTCGGTCAATAAAATCCTCGACGCCCTGCCCGTGTCGAACGAGAAGCCCGACACGGACGATGCAGAGAATGCGCAGCTAATGAAGCGCTACCTCGGCGGCAACGACCGCTACCGCCAGACCATGATGTACACGGCCACCATGCCTCCGCTCGTCGAGAAGATTGCAAAGAAGTACCTCCGCCGCCCGGCTGTCGTTACCATTGGCAACGCCGGTGAGGCCGTTGACACGGTTGAGCAGCGCGTCGAGTTCGTCTCGGGCGAGGACCGCCGCAAGAAGCGCCTACAGGAGATCCTCTCCTCCGAGGCCTTTGCACCCcccatcatcgtctttgtCAACATCAAGCGCAACTGCGATGCTGTCGCGCgagacatcaaggccatgggaTGGTCTGCCGTTACACTTCATGGTTCCAAGACCCAGGAGCAGCGAGAGGCCGCCCTGGCTTCGGTGCGTGCCGGACACACACAAGTACTGGTCGCCACCGATCTTGCTGGTCGTGGTATCGATGTTCCCGATGTTTCTCTCgtcgtcaacttcaacatGGCCACCAACATCGAGAGTTACACCCATCGTATCGGTCGTACCGGTCGTGCCGGCAAGAGTGGTGTTGCCATCACCTTCTTGGGCAACGAGGATGCGGATACCATGTACGATCTGAAGCAGATCCTCAGCAAGAGCTCTATTTCAAAGGTGCCAGAAGAGTTGAGGAGACACGAGGCTGCGCAGTCGAGACCGGTACGCGGTGGAGGTGGTGCAGcaaggagagaaaaggagGAAGCGCCTGGGAAAGGAGGGTGGCAGTAA